One stretch of Sulfuricystis multivorans DNA includes these proteins:
- a CDS encoding DUF6701 domain-containing protein: MKQRILRFGRGLLRLAFVSALLGQASSAAAATLWVGGCGPGANYATIQAAVNAAANGDTIEICAGTYNEVVTVPTERDGLTIESATGNRPDVTIWHDNATLILKGSNLTLRHLTIRSNNGRGIVRGWTATPSAHRFENLDIRAKEEAIYVDTSTKITVKDVKASSSNNRGIFIFNATDGAHEFENIEVDARDEAMYVYYGGVSYKNIKATSQNQRAIFLHAYYDVRFENVMAKSQNGDGIHLDWSPNRRNVEFVDVESEAKGRAIWVYTAMAVKMTRVTAKSMNSDAIRLESTALGPHEFDTITVSGSGGGKWGIYSYTGGSRFENININGTGGGIFLRAHYPVTFSKIDITATQGRGIETDWAPSRQPLSFSDVVIHSKQRGFSLMYGGKVTMKNVTVENESEEAIILYGGVVGAHEFEKVKAVSKSNEALRTDAGGVSFKDLDLYSKSHSALYFEPATASPPMVFENVKARADNGRGIVGNWGAAYAPPSIVMRRLDVKSQGIATDIAQSAAVTIEDSTIESVNDHAIHLGYDAVGAHVLRNVTLFAGKNGVEMESGLGRWSSTSPLIDRVCVKRGQDGIHLKNWNTRRVRIQNSRFDTTAYGVDIESDWAAPANVTGSCFMKNTTPRAKSNSLQHRFDGNYWNGVPGGSVYSDGKVRDNATLGSCPVNDCSLTPAGLHHLRIETGGTGVTCQREAVSFKACADASCSALYTGGDATIDLAPAGQWYATASGGGALANPQTIPASGQLTLYLQQTTAATVSVIATPAGGPAPTGTPPVTCNGDTAAAPCAITFIDGGLIFTASNPGGEATIPSQVAGVPFSYYLRAVKSDKTTGACQAAVQGSRSVVFGVSCLDPATCATGGPYLQVNGGGPTQTLTFDVNGYTTSAVQFNYLDVGRIQLTASTTSSTGGGLAGSSNPFVVKPHHFELANIVCADGTSNPAANDATGAKFCRAGEDFKVEVSARSATNGVTPSFGKESAPESVKLTHTLIDSGAGNNPVPNGSFGPFGTKCGGAAANGFACGTFVWDEVGIIKLMPSIKDGDYLGAGDASGNESGNIGRFYPHHFETQVTNACGSFTYSGQPFPLTVTAKNLGGGTTQNYAGPFAKTVTLFDANGTAGAFSPASLAAGDFLAGEADKTTPPSVKFSFAAKPAAPATLKVRATDTDGVTSSGHTEGTTPIRSGRLRLVNYYGSELLKPRVEYRVEYWDGNRWAVNAADTCTSFAAANIATGGLAGPSVGALSGGIGFITFNTAPAGSYDIAANLNAAGSDTSCNAAHGGTAANQTWLQGHWSAACGGIPPWQQDPNARVRLGSPKAPYIYLRERY, translated from the coding sequence ATGAAACAGCGGATATTGCGTTTTGGCCGGGGACTTCTGCGACTTGCCTTCGTGTCTGCGCTGCTTGGCCAGGCTTCCTCTGCAGCTGCTGCGACCCTCTGGGTCGGTGGGTGTGGGCCGGGGGCAAATTACGCTACGATCCAGGCCGCCGTGAATGCCGCAGCCAACGGCGATACCATCGAAATCTGCGCCGGCACTTACAACGAGGTCGTCACCGTGCCGACGGAACGGGATGGTTTGACGATCGAAAGCGCGACCGGAAACCGCCCCGACGTTACGATCTGGCACGACAATGCGACGCTGATTCTCAAGGGGAGCAATCTTACGCTGCGGCATTTGACCATTCGCAGCAACAATGGGCGCGGCATCGTACGTGGCTGGACGGCCACGCCCAGCGCGCACCGGTTCGAGAATCTCGACATTCGCGCCAAAGAAGAAGCGATCTATGTCGATACCTCGACCAAGATCACGGTCAAGGACGTGAAGGCGTCGAGTAGCAACAACCGCGGAATCTTCATTTTCAACGCTACGGATGGCGCGCATGAATTCGAAAACATCGAAGTCGATGCCAGGGATGAGGCGATGTATGTCTACTATGGCGGCGTGTCGTACAAGAACATCAAGGCGACGAGCCAGAATCAGAGGGCGATTTTTCTGCATGCCTATTACGATGTGCGATTCGAGAACGTCATGGCCAAATCGCAAAACGGTGATGGTATCCACCTCGATTGGTCTCCGAATCGCCGAAATGTCGAATTCGTCGATGTCGAGAGTGAGGCCAAGGGCAGAGCGATCTGGGTCTATACGGCCATGGCCGTCAAGATGACGCGTGTCACGGCCAAAAGTATGAACTCGGATGCGATACGTCTCGAATCGACTGCGCTGGGGCCACATGAGTTCGACACGATTACCGTGAGCGGCAGCGGAGGGGGGAAGTGGGGGATTTATTCCTATACCGGCGGGTCTCGTTTCGAGAATATCAATATCAATGGCACAGGGGGAGGAATCTTTCTGCGCGCTCATTACCCGGTGACATTTTCGAAGATCGATATCACCGCCACGCAAGGGAGGGGTATCGAGACCGACTGGGCGCCCTCCCGCCAGCCGCTGTCTTTTTCCGACGTCGTCATCCATTCCAAGCAGCGCGGATTCAGCCTCATGTATGGGGGCAAGGTGACGATGAAAAACGTCACGGTCGAAAATGAATCTGAAGAGGCGATCATTCTCTATGGGGGAGTCGTTGGGGCGCATGAATTCGAGAAGGTCAAGGCGGTGAGCAAAAGCAACGAGGCCCTCAGGACGGATGCGGGCGGCGTGTCGTTCAAAGACCTCGATTTGTACAGCAAATCACATTCAGCCTTGTACTTCGAGCCAGCCACGGCTAGTCCACCGATGGTGTTCGAGAACGTCAAAGCGCGCGCGGATAACGGCAGGGGTATTGTCGGAAATTGGGGGGCGGCATATGCGCCACCCAGTATCGTGATGCGGCGGCTCGACGTCAAAAGCCAGGGTATCGCGACCGATATCGCTCAGTCGGCGGCCGTGACGATCGAGGATTCGACGATCGAAAGCGTCAATGACCATGCCATCCACTTGGGATACGACGCTGTGGGTGCACATGTGTTGCGCAATGTGACCTTATTTGCCGGGAAGAACGGTGTGGAAATGGAATCCGGGCTTGGTCGGTGGAGTTCGACGAGCCCGCTCATCGATCGGGTATGTGTCAAACGTGGCCAAGACGGCATCCATCTGAAGAACTGGAATACGCGGCGCGTGCGTATCCAGAACTCCCGTTTCGACACGACCGCTTATGGTGTCGATATCGAATCCGATTGGGCGGCGCCAGCAAACGTGACGGGAAGCTGTTTCATGAAAAACACTACGCCTCGAGCGAAAAGCAATTCGCTGCAGCATCGCTTCGATGGCAATTACTGGAACGGCGTGCCCGGGGGCAGCGTCTATAGCGATGGCAAAGTGAGGGACAATGCGACATTGGGTAGTTGCCCGGTGAACGACTGCAGTCTCACGCCGGCGGGTCTGCACCATTTGCGCATCGAAACGGGTGGCACCGGCGTGACCTGCCAGCGCGAAGCAGTCAGCTTCAAGGCCTGCGCCGATGCGAGCTGCTCGGCGCTTTATACCGGTGGTGATGCGACGATCGATCTCGCGCCGGCGGGTCAGTGGTATGCCACCGCGAGCGGCGGCGGCGCGCTGGCCAATCCGCAGACGATCCCCGCTTCAGGCCAACTGACGCTTTACCTGCAACAGACGACGGCGGCGACGGTTTCGGTCATTGCGACTCCTGCTGGCGGTCCGGCGCCAACGGGTACACCGCCGGTGACGTGCAATGGGGATACCGCTGCAGCGCCTTGTGCGATCACTTTCATCGATGGCGGGCTGATCTTCACGGCCTCGAACCCTGGTGGCGAAGCGACGATTCCGTCGCAGGTGGCTGGCGTGCCTTTTTCGTATTACCTGCGCGCGGTGAAGAGCGACAAGACCACCGGCGCCTGCCAGGCCGCCGTGCAGGGCAGCCGCAGCGTCGTTTTCGGCGTGAGTTGTCTCGATCCGGCGACCTGCGCGACAGGCGGACCCTATCTCCAGGTCAATGGCGGCGGGCCGACGCAGACGCTGACCTTCGACGTCAATGGCTACACGACTTCGGCGGTGCAGTTCAACTATCTCGATGTCGGCAGAATCCAGCTGACTGCCTCGACCACCTCGTCGACCGGGGGGGGGCTTGCTGGCAGCAGCAATCCTTTCGTCGTCAAGCCCCACCATTTCGAGCTGGCGAACATCGTCTGCGCGGATGGAACAAGCAATCCTGCCGCCAACGATGCCACAGGCGCCAAGTTTTGCCGCGCGGGCGAGGATTTCAAGGTCGAGGTCTCGGCAAGGAGCGCGACGAATGGCGTGACCCCGAGTTTCGGCAAGGAAAGCGCTCCTGAATCGGTGAAACTGACCCACACGCTGATCGATTCCGGCGCGGGCAACAATCCGGTGCCAAACGGCAGCTTTGGCCCATTCGGCACGAAATGCGGTGGCGCTGCGGCCAACGGCTTCGCTTGCGGAACCTTTGTTTGGGATGAAGTCGGCATCATCAAACTGATGCCCTCGATCAAGGACGGGGATTATCTCGGCGCCGGCGATGCCAGCGGCAATGAGAGCGGCAATATCGGCAGGTTCTATCCACATCATTTCGAGACCCAGGTGACGAATGCCTGCGGCAGTTTCACCTACTCCGGCCAGCCGTTCCCACTGACCGTGACGGCGAAGAATCTCGGCGGCGGCACGACGCAAAACTACGCCGGGCCTTTTGCGAAGACCGTGACCCTTTTCGATGCCAATGGCACGGCAGGCGCCTTCAGCCCCGCGAGCCTGGCGGCGGGAGATTTCTTGGCAGGTGAGGCCGACAAGACCACGCCGCCGAGCGTGAAATTCAGCTTTGCCGCCAAACCCGCCGCGCCGGCGACGCTCAAGGTGCGCGCGACGGATACCGACGGCGTCACGTCGAGCGGCCACACCGAAGGCACGACGCCGATCCGATCCGGCCGGCTGCGGCTCGTCAATTATTACGGTTCCGAATTGCTCAAGCCGCGTGTCGAATATCGCGTCGAGTATTGGGACGGCAACCGCTGGGCGGTGAATGCAGCCGATACCTGCACCAGCTTCGCTGCGGCGAACATCGCCACCGGCGGGCTGGCCGGGCCGAGCGTCGGGGCATTGTCCGGCGGCATCGGCTTCATCACCTTCAACACCGCGCCGGCCGGCAGCTACGACATCGCGGCGAACCTCAACGCCGCGGGCAGCGATACTTCGTGCAATGCCGCCCACGGCGGTACTGCGGCGAACCAGACCTGGTTGCAAGGGCACTGGTCGGCTGCTTGCGGCGGCATCCCGCCCTGGCAGCAGGACCCGAACGCGCGCGTGCGTCTGGGCTCGCCGAAGGCGCCCTACATCTATCTGCGCGAGCGTTACTGA
- a CDS encoding pilus assembly FimT family protein, translating into MARRGFTLVELVVTMIIIGILAFVALPRLELLRGWDEIGYRDKLRATLEYARKAAVAQRRLVRVSIVNSGLSVDVQAQTPEGEGAAGWLPLTLPGSGANGFAAPAGVTLTPANDTVIFDALGRPDAGKAYVVSGGAGTVTLEAETGYVH; encoded by the coding sequence ATGGCACGGCGCGGCTTCACGCTCGTCGAGCTGGTGGTGACGATGATCATCATCGGCATCCTCGCCTTTGTTGCCTTGCCGCGCCTTGAGCTGCTGCGCGGCTGGGACGAGATCGGCTACCGCGACAAGCTGCGCGCGACGCTCGAATATGCGCGCAAGGCGGCGGTGGCGCAGCGTCGTCTGGTGCGCGTGAGCATCGTCAATAGCGGCCTTTCGGTCGATGTACAGGCGCAGACGCCGGAAGGGGAGGGTGCTGCCGGCTGGCTGCCGCTCACCCTGCCCGGTTCGGGGGCAAATGGTTTTGCGGCGCCAGCAGGCGTCACATTGACGCCGGCGAACGATACCGTGATCTTCGATGCACTCGGCCGACCCGATGCCGGCAAAGCGTACGTCGTTTCCGGGGGCGCGGGCACCGTCACGCTTGAAGCGGAAACCGGCTATGTCCATTGA
- a CDS encoding type IV pilus modification PilV family protein, with translation MSIERSQRGLSLIELIVAIVIIGVALAGVLSVLNQTVRHSADPLIRKQALAIAEALLEEVSLQPFTWCDPDDANAATATGYASCTVAENNLAPEAGEVRGAFDNVNDYNGLATTTNISGTGAAAYTANVSVAQAGLNGIAADAALLITVTVTAGGETIELQGYRTRYAPNGLP, from the coding sequence ATGTCCATTGAGCGCAGCCAGCGCGGCCTTTCGCTCATCGAGCTGATCGTCGCCATCGTCATCATCGGCGTCGCGCTGGCCGGGGTGCTCTCCGTGCTGAACCAGACCGTGCGTCATTCCGCCGATCCGCTGATCCGCAAGCAGGCACTGGCGATCGCCGAGGCGCTGCTCGAAGAGGTGAGTCTGCAGCCTTTCACCTGGTGCGACCCCGACGATGCGAACGCGGCGACGGCGACCGGTTATGCAAGTTGCACGGTGGCCGAGAACAACCTGGCTCCGGAAGCCGGCGAGGTGCGGGGCGCCTTCGACAACGTGAATGATTACAACGGGCTGGCGACCACCACCAACATCAGCGGCACTGGCGCCGCCGCCTACACGGCGAATGTGAGCGTCGCGCAGGCCGGCCTCAACGGCATTGCCGCCGATGCCGCGCTGTTGATCACGGTGACGGTGACGGCAGGCGGCGAGACGATCGAGCTGCAAGGCTATCGCACCCGTTACGCACCGAATGGTCTGCCATGA
- a CDS encoding type II secretion system protein, giving the protein MKRQHAFTLVEMIVVLVITGIVAAAVAVFIRSPVEGYVDAVRRAELTDAADIALRRIAREVRLALPNSVRVMSSGGVNYLEFIITQSGGRYRDPTDGSSGGNFLSFTNPAATSFDVLGQLPQMAVGDFIVVYNLGVPGADAYAGNNRAQVAGIAGNTVTLAANPFATQSPPLPSPGARFQVVPGNLRAVTYACPQALPGNLTRHWNYGFNAAQAVPAGGNTALLAQNARCEVEYQANATGRNGLLYIRLTLTAGGESVALFNQIHVDNTP; this is encoded by the coding sequence ATGAAACGCCAGCACGCCTTCACCCTCGTCGAGATGATCGTCGTGCTCGTGATCACCGGCATCGTCGCCGCCGCCGTCGCGGTATTCATCCGTTCCCCGGTCGAAGGCTATGTCGATGCGGTGCGCCGCGCGGAGCTCACCGATGCCGCCGACATCGCGCTGCGGCGCATCGCACGCGAGGTGCGTCTGGCGCTGCCGAACAGTGTGCGCGTGATGAGCTCGGGCGGCGTGAATTACCTCGAATTCATCATCACGCAAAGTGGCGGCCGCTACCGCGATCCGACCGACGGCTCTAGCGGGGGCAATTTCTTGAGCTTCACCAACCCGGCGGCGACGAGCTTCGATGTGCTCGGTCAGCTGCCGCAAATGGCGGTGGGGGATTTCATCGTCGTCTATAACCTCGGCGTGCCGGGGGCGGATGCCTACGCGGGCAACAATCGCGCGCAGGTTGCCGGGATCGCCGGCAACACGGTGACACTCGCGGCCAATCCTTTCGCCACCCAGTCGCCGCCGCTGCCCTCTCCCGGCGCGCGCTTCCAGGTCGTGCCGGGCAACCTGCGCGCGGTCACCTATGCCTGCCCGCAAGCCCTGCCCGGCAATCTGACACGCCACTGGAACTATGGCTTCAATGCCGCCCAGGCGGTGCCCGCCGGCGGCAACACGGCGTTGTTGGCGCAAAACGCGCGCTGCGAAGTCGAATACCAGGCCAATGCGACCGGGCGCAATGGCCTGCTCTATATCCGCCTCACGCTGACCGCCGGTGGCGAGAGTGTCGCGCTGTTCAACCAGATCCACGTGGATAACACGCCATGA
- a CDS encoding pilus assembly PilX N-terminal domain-containing protein — MKIPPRKPDGFAIVSAIFILVVLAVLGAFILNISAQQQIGSALDVQGTRAYQAARAGIEWGLYQQLQGGVACPAGSFNPPAATLSEFTVSVTCVATADPGGHGGPTVRVLTATACNQPNAGDCPNTVDPGSHYVERRIQVTF; from the coding sequence ATGAAGATCCCGCCACGGAAACCGGATGGCTTCGCGATCGTCTCGGCGATCTTCATCCTCGTCGTGCTGGCGGTGCTTGGCGCCTTCATCCTCAACATCTCGGCGCAACAGCAGATCGGTTCGGCGCTCGACGTGCAGGGCACGCGTGCTTATCAGGCGGCCCGCGCCGGCATCGAATGGGGGCTGTATCAGCAACTGCAGGGCGGCGTGGCCTGCCCGGCGGGCAGTTTCAATCCGCCGGCGGCAACGCTTTCCGAATTCACCGTCAGCGTGACTTGCGTCGCGACGGCCGATCCGGGCGGCCACGGCGGGCCGACGGTGCGCGTGCTGACCGCCACCGCCTGCAACCAGCCGAATGCCGGTGACTGCCCGAATACGGTCGATCCGGGTTCGCACTACGTCGAGCGGCGCATTCAGGTCACCTTCTGA
- the flhB gene encoding flagellar biosynthesis protein FlhB, translated as MAEESDLEKTEPPSGRRLDKAREEGQVPQSRELTAFLVMAAGAGALWGLSGWFVRRGEEVMRMGLALDRRAAFDDHALGQSLMAMGSEALTTLAPFFLATLIAALLSPVLLTGGWVFSPKALTFRPERLDPLKGLGRMFSWHSVAELVKGVLKALLLGGIVWWVVANERDNLFALLGLPIETALPSFGRMILYAFVGFVAGLAVVALIDVPFQLWRYYTGLKMTKEELKQELKELEGDPQLKARIRSQQREMARRRMMAEVPKADVVVTNPTHFAVALKYDGAQMGAPQVVAKGMNLVAQKIRELAEEHQVPVLELPPLARALYRHVEIGEAVPAALYTAVAEVMAYVYQLNAFLAQGAAHGLVPPTPPAMVSVPPSLDPGVAD; from the coding sequence ATGGCTGAAGAGAGCGATCTCGAAAAGACCGAACCACCCTCCGGGCGACGTCTCGACAAGGCACGCGAGGAAGGGCAGGTCCCGCAGTCGCGCGAGCTGACCGCGTTTCTCGTCATGGCCGCGGGGGCTGGAGCCTTGTGGGGACTTTCCGGCTGGTTCGTGCGCCGCGGCGAGGAGGTCATGCGGATGGGGTTGGCGCTCGACCGCCGCGCCGCCTTCGATGATCACGCGCTCGGTCAGAGCCTGATGGCGATGGGTTCGGAGGCGCTCACGACCCTGGCGCCGTTCTTCCTTGCCACGCTGATCGCCGCGCTGCTCTCGCCGGTGCTGCTGACCGGCGGCTGGGTGTTCTCGCCGAAGGCGCTGACGTTTCGGCCCGAGCGGCTCGATCCGCTCAAGGGTCTCGGGCGGATGTTTTCCTGGCACAGCGTCGCCGAGCTGGTCAAGGGCGTGTTGAAGGCGCTGCTGTTGGGTGGCATCGTCTGGTGGGTGGTCGCCAACGAGCGTGACAACCTGTTCGCGCTGCTGGGACTGCCGATCGAGACCGCGCTGCCGTCGTTCGGCCGCATGATTCTGTATGCCTTCGTCGGCTTCGTCGCAGGTCTGGCGGTGGTCGCGCTGATCGACGTGCCGTTCCAGCTCTGGCGTTACTACACCGGCCTGAAGATGACCAAGGAAGAGCTCAAGCAGGAACTCAAGGAGCTCGAGGGCGATCCGCAGCTCAAGGCGCGTATCAGGAGCCAGCAGCGCGAGATGGCGCGGCGGCGCATGATGGCCGAGGTGCCGAAGGCCGACGTCGTGGTGACCAACCCGACGCACTTCGCCGTCGCGCTCAAATACGACGGCGCGCAGATGGGCGCGCCGCAGGTGGTGGCCAAGGGCATGAACCTCGTCGCGCAGAAGATCCGCGAGCTGGCCGAAGAACATCAGGTGCCGGTGCTCGAACTGCCGCCGCTGGCGCGGGCGCTCTATCGCCACGTCGAGATCGGCGAAGCCGTGCCGGCGGCGCTCTATACCGCGGTGGCCGAGGTGATGGCCTATGTCTATCAGCTGAATGCCTTCCTCGCGCAAGGCGCGGCGCACGGCCTCGTGCCGCCGACGCCGCCTGCAATGGTCAGCGTGCCGCCCAGCCTCGATCCTGGAGTGGCTGACTGA